From a region of the Penaeus vannamei isolate JL-2024 chromosome 2, ASM4276789v1, whole genome shotgun sequence genome:
- the LOC113813254 gene encoding titin: MGKWSYYNFYRRKQHVETIVVAAVCALSVARPKVPSKSQLIYVPEYQAEKEAPEAPPRQEYERTPLPPLPQDSRREAFPSPSKAAPEIVPILKDLRASPERGVYNMAIETGNGIKVLQQVAGDAQGSKTKGAYYFTHPDGTVHKVTYVADENGFRPSSDLLPVAPKNPHPIPPHALAQIEKARIEDELRQIEGERQYEAREQEYEEYVAPEESRFEEEEEEYEVQETRQTLAGQEEAAFEEDAEAQYAGEASENFPVQYDPETTAQRHQETLYYPVLPQEQARFPEQVPVAVPSAQPQEREVIQINDVPIYIPEDYRAAHEEAPFSAQTVVDDAHLVPTPAHEEEVAATPSDGAVEEYLQPREASEGIPLGPLEPEAFGSEPHQAALHAQVESEPETQREPQPEPEPEPEPLAEERSADGGAEEEGYDIPHQAASALMAAVSAAQPHAQ; this comes from the exons ATGGGTAAGTGGTCCTATTACAACTTTTATAGGAGAAAACAGCACGTGGAGACC ATCGTGGTGGCCGCCGTGTGCGCCCTGAGCGTGGCTCGGCCGAAGGTGCCCAGCAAGTCGCAGCTGATCTACGTGCCCGAGTACCAGGCCGAGAAGGAGGCGCCGGAGGCCCCGCCCCGCCAGGAGTACGAGAGGACGCCCCTTCCACCGCTGCCGCAGGACTCGCGCAGAGAGGCTTTTCCTTCGCCCTCCAAGGCCGCCCCCGAGATCGTGCCCATCCTGAAGGACCTGAGGGCGTCCCCGGAGCGAGGCGTCTACAACATGGCCATCGAGACGGGCAACGGCATCAAGGTGCTGCAGCAGGTGGCCGGCGACGCCCAGGGATCCAAGACCAAGGGCGCCTACTA CTTCACCCACCCCGACGGCACGGTGCACAAGGTGACCTACGTGgccgacgagaacggcttccgCCCCTCGTCTGACCTCCTCCCCGTCGCCCCCAagaacccccaccccatccccccccacgccCTGGCCCAGATCGAGAAGGCGCGCATCGAGGACGAGCTCAGGCAGATCGAGGGCGAGAGGCAGTACGAGGCCCGAGAGCAGGAGTATGAGGAGTATGTGGCGCCGGAGGAGAGTcgcttcgaggaggaggaggaggagtatgaggtgCAGGAGACGCGGCAGACGCTCGCCGGGCAGGAGGAGGCTGCGTTCGAGGAG GACGCAGAGGCCCAGTACGCGGGCGAGGCCTCGGAGAACTTCCCGGTGCAGTACGACCCCGAGACGACGGCCCAGAGGCACCAGGAGACCCTCTACTACCCGGTCCTCCCTCAGGAGCAGGCGCGCTTCCCCGAGCAGGTCCCCGTGGCCGTGCCCTCCGCGCAGCCGCAGGAACGGGAGGTCATTCAGATCAACGACGTCCCCATCTACATTCCCGAGGACTACCGCGCCGCCCACGAGGAGGCGCCCTTCTCCGCCCAGACGGTGGTGGACGACGCCCACCTCGTCCCGACGCCCGCGCACGAGGAGGAGGTCGCCGCCACCCCGTCCGATGGGGCGGTCGAGGAGTACCTGCAGCCCCGGGAAGCCTCAGAGGGCATCCCTCTCGGGCCGCTGGAACCCGAGGCCTTCGGGTCTGAGCCTCACCAGGCCGCCCTCCACGCCCAGGTCGAGTCGGAGCCCGAGACGCAGCGTGAACCCCAGCCCGAACCTGAGCCTGAGCCTGAACCGCTCGCGGAGGAGCGCAGCGCTGACGGAGGCGCAGAAGAGGAAGGCTACGACATCCCCCACCAGGCGGCCTCGGCGCTGATGGCCGCCGTCAGCGCCGCTCAGCCCCACGcgcagtag